One Candidatus Methylomirabilota bacterium genomic window, TCGCGAACACGATGGGGCGCCAGCGGATCGCCACGGCCACGCTCCAGCAGAAGCAGGATCTGGCCGCGGTCATCCACCTCTGCGGAGCCGGGCCGGGCGACGCCTACGCACGACGCGGCTTCCGGCTGACCGCCGGCCAGCGGTGCGGCGACCACGCCGTCAGCGGCTACCTCGCGCAGGTCAACGCGATGAAGCGGCAGTTCGTCCGGCTGGCGGCCGCCGGGTCGCCGAGCGCGTTCGAAACTCAATAGAGGTGACACGCCACCAGATGATCGGGGGCGACTTCCTTCTCCTCCGGCTCGACCTCAGCGCACTGGGGCATGGCAAAGGGACAGCGGGGATGGAAGTGGCAGCCCGAGGGCGGGTTGATGGGAGAGGGCACTTCTCCCGGCAGGATGATCTCCTCTCGCTCGCTGTCCGGGTGAGCAGGAAGGGCGGCCGAGAAGAGGGCCTTGGTGTAGGGGTGCAGCGGATTCTTGAACAGTTCCCTCGTCTTGGCCTTTTCCACGATCTTTCCCAGGTACATGACCGCCACCTCATGGGCCATGTAGCGGGTCGTCGCCAGGTGGTGGGCGATGAGCAGATAGCTCACGTGGTACTGCCTCTGGAGGTCCGATAACAGATTCATGATCTGCGCCCGAATCGATACGTCCAGGGCGGAGACCGGCTCGTCCAGGATGATGAGCTTCGGATTCGACACCAGGGCGCTGGCCACGGCAATGCGCTGGCGCTGCCCACCGCTGAACTCGTGGGGGTAGAGGTCGGCCTGCTGCGGGCGCAGGCCGACGCGGTCCAGCATCTCGGCGACGCGGTCTTTGACCTCCTGAGCGGACACCTGCCGGTTGATCACCAGCGGCTCGGCCACGATCTCCCGCACCCGCATGCGGGGGCTCAGGGAGGACCAGGGGTCCTGAAAGACCGCCTGGACCATCGTCCGGTACTCTTTCAGGACGTCGCCATTCAGCGCGTGGACGTCTTTCCCATCGACGAACACCTGGCCGGCGGTCGGCTCTTCCAGACGCAGGATGAGCTTGGCGGTCGTCGTCTTGCCACAGCCGGACTCGCCCACGATGGCGAGCGTCTCCCCCTGTCGAACCGCGAAGCTGATCCCATCCACGGCCTTGACCCAGCCGACGATCTTCGTCCACAGCAGGCCCTGGCTGACGGGAAAGTGCTTCTTCAGCCCCTGGGCGCGGAGGATTGGCTCGGCGTCCATGCGTTTTCCAGCCTCCAACAGTCGGCGGTATGGCCGTCCCCTACAG contains:
- a CDS encoding dipeptide ABC transporter ATP-binding protein: MDAEPILRAQGLKKHFPVSQGLLWTKIVGWVKAVDGISFAVRQGETLAIVGESGCGKTTTAKLILRLEEPTAGQVFVDGKDVHALNGDVLKEYRTMVQAVFQDPWSSLSPRMRVREIVAEPLVINRQVSAQEVKDRVAEMLDRVGLRPQQADLYPHEFSGGQRQRIAVASALVSNPKLIILDEPVSALDVSIRAQIMNLLSDLQRQYHVSYLLIAHHLATTRYMAHEVAVMYLGKIVEKAKTRELFKNPLHPYTKALFSAALPAHPDSEREEIILPGEVPSPINPPSGCHFHPRCPFAMPQCAEVEPEEKEVAPDHLVACHLY